The following are encoded together in the Rhizoctonia solani chromosome 10, complete sequence genome:
- a CDS encoding U4/U6 small nuclear ribonucleoprotein Prp3 has protein sequence MSKRPHEGGDSALAKKAKSDATPSASGGSGQLSADALIAAKRAEIAAKLAAFKKTQGGGSSAPPAPASSIAAPIPNNLPPKPALPDKSDIAKKIEEAKRRVAEGVAKKAVQDNPYLSAAPSKKKGAAPVEVVQQGSGLKMAAHPLLLDTAPTQLSQSKKDRYKPMLPKFASIKANVRNQPSPSPAPTHTPTPTIERSTSATANPYASGGGAAGEDGTFEGATPAVKDRIGRSFRFNQKGKYVAMGNQIRQDAQLEALKQKIAESARKAGLDSEFETLERNIRREAPPAVEWWDASLLPNKTYDDLNPQSDSKEINLANTNIRSQDSPITMYVQHPIPVPAPWEKNQTELKPLKLTSKEAKKLRRRRRMADLQEKQDRVRMGLLPPDPPKVRLANLMKVLTTDAVQDPTKVEARVRREVAARKVAHDKMNNERKLTDEQRREKVENKKAEEERKGLFVAVFKIKTLSDPSHRFKVRKNAEQYGLTGMCIFNPSFALVIVEGSHKAIKGYKRLMLVRIDWTQAAGARDVDEDAPPPKEDQDEEGGPVSLENNRCDLVFEGPVREHNFQSFKPKRCPTDAMAKEALGTKAAPYWDTAKTFVEDVYS, from the exons ATGAGCAAACGACCACACGAAGGAGGGGACTCTGCGTTAGCAAAGAAGGCCAAAAG TGACGCG ACACCATCGGCCTCGGGTGGGTCAGGGCAG CTGTCCGCAGATGCACTCATTGCTGCAAAACGCGCCGAAATTGCGGCCAAGCTGGCTGCGTTTAAAAAGACTCAGGGCGGAGGTAGCTCTGCCCCTCCTGCCCCGGCATCATCCATCGCTGCCCCCATACCCAATAACCTTCCTCCTAAACCGGCCCTCCCCGACAAAAGCGATATTGCCAAGAAGATCGAAGAGGCGAAGAGACGAGTCGCGGAGGGTGTCGCTAAAAAAGCAGTACAGGATAACCCGTACCTT AGCGCTGCTCCCAGCAAGAAAAAGGGCGCCGCTCCTGTTGAAGTCGTTCAACAAGGCTCTGGGTTAAAGATGGCGGCCCATCCTCTGTTGCTCGACACGGCGCCGACCCAACTTTCTCAATCCAAGAAGGATCGTTACAAGCCGATGCTGCCGAAGTTTGCATCTATCAAGGCCAACGTACGGAATCAACCCTCTCCATCTCCTGCTCCTACGCATACCCCAACACCCACGATCGAGAGGTCCACAAGTGCAACCGCGAACCCATATGCCTCTGGTGGTGGTGCAGCTGGCGAAGATGGAACTTTCGAGGGTGCTACACCTGCTGTCAAGGATAGGATTGGGCGTAGTTTCCGGTTCAATCAAAAAGGAAAATACGTTGCAATGGGGAATCAAATCCGGCAAGATGCACAATTGGAGGCGTTGAAACAAAAGATCGCTGAGAGCGCGAGAAAGGCTGGCTTGGACAGCGAATTCGAGACACTCGAGAGAAACATTCGA CGCGAAGCACCTCCTGCAGTGGAGTGGTGGGACGCATCCCTTCTTCCAAACAAAACATACGACGACTTAAACCCCCAATCCGATTCTAAAGAGATAAACTTGGCCAACACCAACATTCGATCCCAGGACTCACCTATCACGATGTATGTTCAACATCCCATTCCGGTACCTGCACCATGGGAAAAGAACCAAACAGAGCTCAAACCGCTCAAGCTTACGAGCAAAGAGGCAAAGAAACTCCGGCGTAGACGACGCATGGCGGACTTGCAAGAGAAACAGGACCGTGTTAGAATGGGTCTCTTGCCACCCGACCCGCCTAAAG TTAGGTTGGCCAATTTGATGAAGGTATTGACTACGGATGCCGTCCAAGACCCAACGAAGGTCGAGGCTCGCGTCAGACGTGAGGTTGCTGCCCGCAAGGTTGCACACGACAAGATGAACAACGAACGCAAACTTACCGACGAACAACGGCGCGAGAAGGTTGAGAACAAGAAGGCTGAGGAAGAGCGTAAAGGCTTATTTGTGGCCGTGTTCAA AATTAAAACTCTTTCGGATCCCTCCCATCGCTTCAAAGTCCGTAAGAACGCCGAGCAGTATGGGCTTACAGGGATGTGCATATTCAACCCTTCTTTTGCTCTGGTCATTGTCGAAGGATCTCACAAGGCTATCAAAGGCTATAAGAGACTGATGCTTGTCCGTATTGATTGGACCCAGGCTGCCGGTGCCCGTGATGTGGATGAAGACGCACCCCCTCCCAAAGAGGATCAGGATGAAGAAGGCGGACCCGTCTCGCTTGAAAACAACCGATGTGACCTTGTTTTTGAAGGGCCCGTCCGCGAGCATAATTTCCAGAGCTTCAAACCCAAGCGCTGCCCGACTGATGCCATGGCGAAGGAGGCGTTGGGCACCAAGGCGGCGCCTTACTGGGATACAGCTAAAACTTTCGTGGAAGACGTTTACTCGTAA